One genomic window of Nitrospirota bacterium includes the following:
- a CDS encoding PDZ domain-containing protein: protein MSDFNPFFFPATEDVRQEPKAPFLGVHMEVVPDQYLSDPVRKDKAVYIDRIIPDSAAAEAGMKPGDIVIAADGELFDDKTPPMDQLKKAITGKNRGDNLMLTIIRDGKEMSIGARPGVRRKIAPKIKPHPETDAMQKTMDKTSSAVYHMMEDSGRLQDFQTTLAQLREQSFFPDSDKLAHDNSFRLSEINYLLQNPTNILPVSREITASVLSHISGDACDLNGLIEEASLLLDVEVKSGPEDPRAMGSLDGILGYITETISRAEYYRQESFKGLSGEDRKFLEEKVLGILSEDKEAPELQERLLEVAGKVDFAMLLRSVVEASKAVSPQVIEALKKLNPGAIKRHNTVSPDVAEGDVLDMIDSVFGRIIVGGPGSTRYIGNAFMIIDFGGDDVYENNAGGSTIEYPFSITIDLAGNDRYITRENISQGAGFMGTGILADIEGNDLYMADRVSQGAGILGGGILLDLHGDDIYMADAVAEGAGIFGIGMLLDMQGNDTYESHVKSQGFASVRGFGALIDLKGGDLYLAGGKYPDYREPGYSTLSLSQGFAIGIRPNESETGASGGIGLLIDKDGNDKYIGDYFSQGASYWYSLGILHDMSGDDTYIAGRYAQGAGIHTSAGILIDERGKDSYTVTFGVSQGAGHDYGTGVLADFDGDNTFKGGVLSRGAATCGSIGILYDKYGKESSLSDSGGQEGGNGEVPCGAPGFGILMNGRTD, encoded by the coding sequence ATGTCTGACTTTAATCCCTTCTTTTTCCCTGCGACAGAGGATGTCCGGCAGGAACCAAAAGCACCCTTCCTCGGAGTTCATATGGAGGTTGTGCCTGATCAATATCTCTCTGACCCGGTCAGGAAGGATAAAGCCGTGTATATTGATCGTATTATACCTGACAGCGCTGCGGCAGAGGCAGGCATGAAGCCCGGGGATATTGTAATTGCCGCTGATGGGGAACTTTTTGATGATAAGACTCCACCAATGGATCAGTTGAAAAAGGCTATAACAGGGAAGAATAGAGGAGACAACCTGATGTTGACCATCATCAGGGACGGCAAAGAGATGAGCATAGGGGCAAGGCCTGGAGTAAGGAGGAAAATTGCACCGAAGATTAAGCCTCACCCGGAGACAGATGCGATGCAGAAAACAATGGATAAGACCAGCTCTGCTGTTTATCATATGATGGAGGATTCCGGCAGACTGCAGGATTTCCAGACTACGCTGGCGCAGCTCAGGGAGCAGAGCTTTTTCCCTGATAGCGATAAGTTGGCGCACGACAATTCCTTCCGTTTGAGTGAGATCAATTATCTTTTACAAAATCCAACCAATATCCTTCCTGTATCCAGGGAAATTACGGCCTCTGTCCTCAGTCACATCTCAGGTGATGCCTGCGATCTGAACGGTTTAATTGAAGAGGCTTCACTGCTGCTTGATGTTGAAGTAAAAAGCGGGCCTGAGGATCCTCGGGCTATGGGCAGCCTTGACGGGATATTAGGCTATATTACTGAGACGATTTCCAGGGCAGAGTATTATAGACAGGAGTCCTTTAAGGGGCTGTCAGGGGAAGACAGGAAATTCCTGGAAGAGAAGGTGCTGGGTATCTTATCAGAGGATAAAGAGGCCCCTGAGCTTCAGGAAAGGCTGCTTGAAGTCGCCGGAAAGGTGGACTTCGCGATGTTATTAAGATCTGTGGTTGAGGCTTCAAAAGCAGTATCGCCTCAGGTGATAGAGGCCTTGAAGAAGTTAAATCCCGGGGCAATCAAAAGGCACAATACAGTGTCTCCTGATGTTGCCGAAGGCGATGTCCTCGACATGATAGATTCGGTCTTTGGGAGGATTATTGTTGGAGGCCCGGGCAGTACCCGTTATATAGGCAATGCCTTTATGATTATAGACTTTGGCGGCGACGATGTGTATGAAAACAATGCAGGGGGATCCACGATCGAATACCCTTTCAGTATCACGATAGACCTCGCCGGCAATGACCGGTACATTACAAGGGAGAACATATCCCAGGGGGCAGGGTTTATGGGAACGGGCATACTGGCGGATATTGAGGGAAATGACCTTTATATGGCTGACAGGGTTTCCCAGGGGGCTGGCATATTGGGGGGAGGAATCCTGCTTGATCTTCACGGGGATGATATATATATGGCAGACGCTGTTGCAGAAGGGGCTGGCATCTTCGGCATAGGTATGCTTCTCGATATGCAGGGAAACGACACATATGAGTCCCATGTGAAATCGCAGGGGTTCGCCTCTGTCAGGGGATTCGGGGCTTTGATAGACCTGAAAGGAGGAGATCTTTACCTTGCCGGGGGTAAGTATCCTGACTACAGAGAGCCGGGATACTCCACACTGAGCCTGTCGCAGGGTTTCGCCATAGGGATACGTCCGAACGAGTCAGAAACAGGCGCCTCAGGCGGCATTGGTCTGTTGATTGATAAGGACGGAAATGATAAATATATAGGTGACTATTTTTCCCAGGGTGCGAGTTACTGGTACTCGCTGGGCATTCTCCATGACATGAGTGGAGATGACACATATATTGCAGGCAGATATGCACAGGGTGCAGGGATACATACGTCAGCAGGGATCCTGATTGATGAAAGGGGAAAAGATTCCTACACTGTAACCTTCGGTGTCTCACAGGGCGCAGGGCACGACTATGGCACAGGTGTCCTGGCTGATTTTGACGGGGACAATACCTTCAAAGGCGGCGTCCTGTCAAGAGGGGCTGCAACCTGCGGAAGCATCGGCATCCTTTATGACAAATACGGCAAAGAATCATCCCTGAGTGACAGCGGAGGTCAGGAGGGTGGTAACGGGGAGGTTCCCTGCGGTGCCCCTGGTTTTGGAATATTGATGAACGGCAGAACCGATTAA
- a CDS encoding glycosyltransferase family 2 protein, which produces MNPGQSVSVVIPAMNEEKGIGKVIKGVKNILGGNCEVIVVNDGSKDGTEKAALEAGATVVSHPYNLGNGAAVKSGLRAAKGDIIVLMDADGQHKPEDIPRLLEQIGPYEMVIGARTSQSETSVHRDIANSIYNRFASYLTKREIPDLTSGFRAIKGKIAKRFIYLLPNTFSYPTTLTLSLIRSGHSVTFVPIVALKREGKSKIKLLKDGIRFFMIMLKIATLFSPSRVFLPVSASFFVVGIGYYIYTFVTTQRFTNMSALLIGNGVIIFMMTLIAEQIAQLRLDRTEESEQENKL; this is translated from the coding sequence ATGAATCCTGGTCAATCAGTATCCGTTGTTATCCCGGCAATGAATGAGGAAAAGGGCATCGGGAAGGTTATTAAAGGAGTTAAAAATATCCTGGGAGGAAACTGTGAGGTCATCGTTGTAAACGACGGTTCTAAAGACGGCACTGAGAAGGCAGCGCTTGAGGCTGGTGCAACCGTCGTTAGCCATCCATATAATCTTGGAAACGGCGCAGCAGTTAAAAGCGGCCTGCGTGCAGCAAAAGGGGACATAATCGTTCTCATGGATGCTGATGGCCAGCACAAACCTGAAGACATACCAAGGCTTCTTGAACAGATTGGCCCCTATGAAATGGTAATCGGGGCACGGACAAGTCAGTCTGAGACATCTGTTCACAGGGATATTGCCAATTCCATATATAACAGATTTGCAAGCTATCTTACCAAGAGAGAAATACCGGACCTTACTTCCGGATTCAGGGCAATTAAGGGAAAGATTGCAAAGCGATTTATATACCTGCTGCCAAACACCTTTTCTTATCCGACCACCCTTACACTCTCGCTGATCAGGTCAGGACATAGTGTTACCTTTGTCCCTATTGTGGCACTAAAGAGGGAAGGCAAGAGCAAGATCAAGCTTCTCAAGGATGGAATCAGATTTTTCATGATCATGCTCAAGATAGCAACGCTTTTTTCGCCTTCAAGGGTCTTTCTTCCTGTAAGCGCCTCCTTCTTTGTTGTCGGCATAGGATATTATATTTACACATTCGTAACCACTCAGAGGTTTACAAACATGTCTGCGCTCCTGATTGGAAATGGTGTAATCATCTTTATGATGACCCTTATTGCCGAGCAGATAGCCCAGCTGCGGTTAGACCGGACAGAGGAATCGGAACAGGAAAATAAACTCTGA
- a CDS encoding glycosyltransferase family 4 protein: MRVCYFGTYSLEEGYPRNRVIIEGLSKNGIDVVECHEDLWGGTSDKLAGIQDGFSIITKLLRILQVYFRLIIKYRGIGKHDAIIVGYAGHIDIFLAKLLNLFKRKPLIFDVFLSIYDTAVVDRAIVPSGSVRAKLLHMTDAWSCWIADAVLLDTPAHIDYFVSEFSLPAGKFHAIPVGSSLPVNNTSGLSSSKNNKFTVLYFGSYIPLHGVDIILKAAGMLQETDNGTVGFTLVGTGQLLPEMKGLATGLGLKNVTFIDRFVKESELAGLISNADICLGIFGKSDKALRVIPCKVYNCLAAGKPLITARTLATDSVLTHNKNVYFCDPGDPASLAKAVLALKDNESLRNKIAQNGMTYFNNNFSADAIGRKVAEIIQGIAD, encoded by the coding sequence TTGCGGGTTTGTTATTTCGGTACCTACTCACTTGAAGAAGGGTATCCCAGAAACAGGGTGATCATTGAAGGCCTCAGCAAGAACGGCATAGATGTTGTCGAATGTCATGAAGACCTCTGGGGCGGGACTTCAGATAAACTTGCAGGCATTCAGGATGGTTTTTCCATCATCACGAAGCTCCTGCGGATCCTGCAGGTCTATTTCAGGCTAATCATTAAATACAGGGGTATCGGGAAACACGATGCCATCATTGTTGGTTATGCCGGCCATATAGACATATTTCTGGCAAAGTTACTGAACCTATTTAAAAGAAAACCCCTGATCTTTGATGTCTTCCTTTCAATATATGATACTGCAGTCGTAGACAGGGCAATAGTGCCATCAGGGTCTGTCAGGGCAAAACTGCTCCATATGACAGATGCGTGGTCCTGCTGGATTGCCGATGCAGTCTTGCTGGATACTCCTGCCCATATTGACTATTTTGTCAGTGAATTCAGCCTGCCTGCCGGGAAATTTCATGCAATACCCGTTGGCTCCTCGCTCCCTGTCAATAATACAAGCGGCCTTTCTTCAAGCAAGAACAATAAATTTACGGTCCTCTATTTCGGGTCTTATATACCTTTGCATGGGGTGGATATTATCCTTAAGGCAGCAGGGATGCTTCAGGAAACAGATAATGGAACGGTTGGATTCACCCTTGTGGGAACCGGACAACTCCTGCCTGAGATGAAGGGGCTGGCCACAGGACTTGGGTTAAAGAATGTCACTTTTATAGACAGGTTTGTAAAAGAGTCTGAACTCGCAGGCCTTATCAGTAATGCTGATATCTGCCTTGGAATTTTCGGTAAGAGCGATAAGGCATTGAGGGTTATTCCGTGCAAGGTGTATAACTGTCTGGCAGCAGGAAAACCACTTATTACAGCAAGAACATTAGCTACAGACAGTGTCCTTACACACAATAAAAATGTATACTTTTGTGATCCCGGTGATCCGGCGTCGCTGGCAAAGGCTGTGCTTGCGTTAAAGGATAATGAATCACTCAGAAATAAGATAGCGCAAAACGGTATGACGTATTTTAATAATAACTTTTCTGCTGATGCAATTGGCAGGAAGGTTGCAGAAATTATACAAGGCATTGCAGATTGA
- a CDS encoding acyltransferase yields the protein MKKHIQTIGSVEKQGSAYRNYLNRVVGGKSCLDLLRYELITGLLGGIPGAAGTFLRLYCYRFIMNLTGRVFLGKDISIRCPGNITVEEGCFIDDAVRLDAKTGGSGYIRIRKHSVIRSFTLISTGGDDGFVDIGANCFIGQACQLHGYGGIKIGNNVLLAGQVFVTASSHVTARVDVPIKDQGITIEGVEIGDGCWIGAGVTILDGVKIGEGSVVGAGAVVTGSIPPFSVAVGIPARVIQERSESISGK from the coding sequence GTGAAAAAACATATTCAAACCATCGGTAGTGTGGAAAAACAGGGATCGGCTTACAGGAATTACCTCAACAGGGTCGTTGGCGGGAAATCATGCCTTGACCTGCTTCGCTACGAGTTGATCACAGGTTTGTTAGGGGGGATACCGGGCGCTGCAGGCACGTTTCTTCGTTTGTACTGTTATCGCTTTATTATGAACCTGACTGGCAGGGTTTTCCTCGGCAAAGATATATCCATCCGGTGTCCTGGAAATATTACCGTCGAAGAGGGGTGTTTTATTGATGATGCCGTACGTCTGGATGCAAAGACAGGCGGCAGTGGTTACATACGAATACGTAAACACTCTGTAATAAGGTCCTTTACGCTGATATCCACAGGCGGGGACGATGGTTTTGTGGACATTGGGGCTAATTGTTTTATTGGTCAGGCATGTCAGCTTCATGGGTATGGAGGCATTAAGATCGGCAACAATGTACTTCTCGCAGGGCAGGTCTTTGTGACTGCCTCAAGTCACGTCACTGCGAGGGTTGATGTCCCTATCAAGGATCAGGGGATTACAATCGAAGGGGTTGAGATAGGCGATGGGTGCTGGATTGGCGCCGGGGTTACTATTTTGGATGGCGTAAAAATAGGAGAGGGTTCTGTTGTTGGCGCAGGGGCTGTGGTTACCGGCAGTATACCCCCTTTTAGTGTTGCAGTCGGAATTCCTGCAAGGGTAATCCAGGAAAGATCGGAGAGCATCAGTGGCAAATAA
- a CDS encoding class I SAM-dependent methyltransferase: MANNKGKEVHYGTWEIGGPRHFYREGLILENLRKCLPSGRILDVGCGTGSLMAKLALQGYHVYGIDMSDECLRVTAERMKRLSPGITAEVRRGSALEADYPDRFFDAIIAAEVLEHLEEDHKAVREFSRLLRPGGLCLITVPSNQRLWDKWDEMAGHKRRYSREDITRLFTDQSFSVEKIFTWGFPLMRFYHRIVFLMWARHIDKKSGGKISCDDRATRIGLSRWTTLILGNLFRIDNIFSSLPWGIGMLLVARKR; encoded by the coding sequence GTGGCAAATAACAAGGGTAAAGAGGTCCACTATGGCACATGGGAGATCGGCGGCCCAAGGCATTTTTACAGGGAGGGGCTGATATTGGAAAACCTCCGCAAATGCCTCCCTTCAGGCCGTATTCTTGATGTCGGATGCGGTACCGGAAGCCTGATGGCCAAACTTGCCCTGCAGGGCTATCATGTATATGGAATAGACATGTCTGACGAGTGTCTTCGTGTTACCGCGGAACGGATGAAGCGCCTGTCACCTGGCATCACGGCTGAGGTCAGGCGCGGCAGTGCATTGGAGGCAGATTATCCTGACAGGTTTTTTGATGCCATAATTGCGGCTGAGGTGCTGGAACACCTGGAAGAAGACCATAAGGCTGTCCGGGAGTTCAGCAGATTATTGCGGCCAGGCGGCCTCTGCCTGATAACTGTCCCATCAAACCAGCGTTTATGGGATAAGTGGGACGAAATGGCAGGGCATAAGCGCAGATACTCCAGGGAAGACATCACAAGACTTTTTACTGATCAATCTTTTTCTGTTGAAAAAATATTCACCTGGGGATTTCCACTGATGCGCTTTTATCACCGCATCGTCTTTCTCATGTGGGCCCGGCACATAGATAAAAAAAGCGGCGGGAAGATATCATGTGATGATAGAGCAACGAGGATCGGACTGAGCCGCTGGACCACTTTGATACTGGGGAACCTCTTTCGCATTGACAACATCTTCAGTTCATTACCGTGGGGTATAGGAATGCTGCTCGTAGCCAGAAAAAGATAA
- a CDS encoding flippase-like domain-containing protein: protein MKIPYKKLTGIILVIIICYFLGAAFYKEWDNLSKYNWSPQPVWLVISIPAIIFAYVFCGIGWTIILQMIGVKIGKAKGTIIFLLSLFGRYIPGGIWSALGRLYLCRLEGIPDSKSGISILLEQAYPVVAACIVFVFSLLFWPAADLLVKVLPLIFILPVFVLFLHPKPFLKIVNPVLAWAGKKPVKISLSFKDMLLLTCYYSCYWIITGTAFYFFVNAFYTLELIHIPILAGIFAISFTAGYLAFITPAGLGVREGLLSVLLSQFLPASVAIGLSFLSRLWLIGIEILILMALLINPKTRKMTKTAIGL from the coding sequence ATGAAAATTCCCTATAAAAAACTTACAGGCATAATATTAGTTATAATCATATGTTATTTCCTGGGAGCTGCCTTCTATAAAGAGTGGGACAACCTGTCCAAATATAATTGGTCCCCCCAGCCTGTCTGGCTTGTGATTTCTATCCCCGCTATAATTTTTGCCTACGTATTCTGTGGCATTGGCTGGACAATAATTTTGCAAATGATCGGTGTAAAGATAGGGAAGGCTAAAGGGACAATAATATTTTTATTATCTTTATTCGGAAGATACATCCCCGGCGGCATCTGGTCGGCCCTCGGAAGACTATACCTGTGCAGGCTTGAAGGGATTCCAGACTCTAAATCAGGGATCAGCATCCTGCTGGAACAGGCTTATCCGGTTGTAGCCGCATGTATTGTGTTTGTTTTTTCACTCCTTTTCTGGCCTGCGGCAGATTTGCTGGTAAAGGTATTGCCCCTGATCTTTATCCTGCCGGTATTTGTCTTGTTCCTCCACCCAAAACCATTTCTTAAAATTGTGAATCCTGTTCTGGCATGGGCCGGCAAAAAACCGGTTAAGATATCCCTCTCTTTTAAGGATATGTTATTACTAACCTGTTACTATTCCTGCTACTGGATAATAACAGGCACTGCCTTTTATTTTTTTGTTAATGCATTTTATACTTTGGAACTAATCCACATCCCAATACTGGCAGGTATTTTTGCTATTTCATTTACAGCAGGATATCTGGCGTTCATTACGCCTGCAGGCCTTGGTGTACGTGAGGGGCTGCTCTCGGTTCTGCTCAGTCAGTTTTTACCTGCATCTGTAGCTATTGGTCTGTCGTTTTTATCGAGACTGTGGCTTATCGGCATTGAGATCCTTATTTTGATGGCACTTCTTATTAATCCCAAGACGAGAAAAATGACTAAAACTGCGATTGGGTTATAG
- a CDS encoding YfhO family protein: protein MNRSIFRLTVEEWGGGYAIFQGGRNVPAALMSKDFWKSMAVILLLTLVGYGFLWKPGNTLYSPYSDFIAEHVSTKQVLYDSIHQGWGIPFWRNDQFSGYAGLINPIAQYTYPLHFLFYLLPPLAAVGGTFFLHFLVSALAYYAVAASLGLGFWPRLMMAAAGLFSFKLIVAVYAGWLPNIPVVVCLPLLFAALFYLVKKPSLASSLILAAAGGLCLHSGHLQLLYYTFWFLLAWILIHAARQVRTKNTRVLGPLVLFLAISAILAAGISAYLLWPLAAEATLISRSETNYAFFLGGHALEPRQLLTFLFPEALGTPLDGSYQRRELWEDAAYFGLIPLLLAGAGTVLGWRRAYTKYLAVSFAATVFLSMDSPVIHFIYDYLPGFRLFRIPGRFLFLSTFFGIALAGIGLDTLMERIKRKTRGFNPATILAVIIIALISAEGISYAWRYLTMVPYEKAVPHTAYQRYLSDDRSLFRVAPVFRPTVLYGWAAPMGLQLVTGYDSFNYQHYNAYFDLLRWGRIERTAARVWNDLIPAPGPSLPRLTARTDMLDTLNVKYLISPVPLDIPNNRYELAEVFPNQPAFVFYQGERRTDIYLYRNQHFLPRAFWTERVIQADDEEAAIRQIQQHNLSSAAVVEGGIKDIAYPVPQGGGGVEITETRNGYLNMNLNRPTEGYLVISEVWHPGWRASLDGHEVHLYRTNLALLGLPVPPGQHQLILEFRPLRWIEGLTTSIVSGALFVILAIGVLIRVFLNSIGLSHE from the coding sequence GTGAACAGGAGCATTTTCAGGTTAACCGTAGAGGAATGGGGAGGTGGATATGCAATCTTTCAGGGAGGAAGGAACGTGCCTGCCGCTTTGATGTCTAAGGACTTCTGGAAATCAATGGCCGTCATCCTGCTCCTGACGCTTGTGGGGTATGGTTTTCTCTGGAAGCCTGGAAATACCCTGTATTCGCCGTATTCCGATTTCATAGCCGAGCATGTCTCAACCAAACAGGTCCTGTATGATTCCATCCATCAGGGCTGGGGAATCCCCTTCTGGCGGAACGATCAATTTTCAGGTTACGCGGGACTGATAAACCCCATAGCCCAATACACATATCCGCTCCACTTCTTATTTTATCTCCTTCCTCCTCTTGCAGCCGTTGGGGGAACCTTCTTTCTCCACTTTCTGGTCTCTGCACTGGCCTACTATGCTGTGGCCGCATCACTGGGACTGGGGTTCTGGCCGCGCCTGATGATGGCTGCCGCAGGACTCTTCAGTTTCAAGCTGATTGTTGCCGTTTATGCAGGATGGCTCCCCAACATCCCGGTCGTCGTCTGCCTGCCTCTGCTCTTTGCAGCCTTATTTTATCTTGTGAAGAAGCCGTCCCTTGCTTCATCCCTGATCCTGGCAGCAGCCGGAGGTCTTTGCCTTCACTCAGGCCACCTGCAGCTCCTCTACTACACATTCTGGTTCCTGCTGGCATGGATTCTAATCCACGCAGCAAGACAAGTCCGGACAAAAAATACCAGGGTATTGGGACCTTTGGTTTTATTTCTGGCGATCAGCGCCATCCTGGCCGCCGGCATCTCGGCTTATCTCCTGTGGCCGCTCGCTGCAGAGGCGACGCTCATCTCGAGGAGTGAGACGAACTATGCATTTTTTCTTGGCGGCCATGCCTTGGAACCCAGGCAACTCCTCACATTCCTCTTCCCCGAGGCGCTTGGAACACCGCTGGACGGGAGCTACCAGCGCCGTGAGTTATGGGAAGACGCTGCATATTTCGGCCTGATCCCCCTGCTGCTGGCAGGAGCTGGAACAGTACTTGGGTGGAGACGGGCATACACGAAGTATCTGGCAGTCAGTTTCGCAGCAACCGTGTTCCTGTCAATGGATAGCCCTGTCATTCACTTTATTTATGATTATCTGCCCGGATTCAGGCTCTTTCGCATCCCGGGGCGGTTTCTTTTCCTCAGTACGTTTTTTGGAATTGCCCTGGCCGGCATCGGACTCGACACGCTAATGGAGAGGATAAAAAGGAAAACAAGGGGTTTCAATCCTGCGACCATCCTCGCCGTCATAATAATCGCCCTTATTTCCGCCGAGGGGATAAGCTACGCGTGGCGGTACCTGACGATGGTTCCTTACGAAAAGGCAGTGCCGCACACAGCATACCAGAGATACCTGTCTGATGACCGCTCCCTCTTCCGTGTCGCTCCGGTCTTTCGTCCAACGGTCTTATACGGCTGGGCAGCGCCGATGGGGCTTCAGTTGGTGACGGGATATGATTCGTTCAATTATCAACATTACAATGCCTACTTTGACCTTTTACGCTGGGGCAGGATCGAGCGCACTGCCGCACGGGTATGGAATGATCTGATCCCGGCGCCTGGCCCCTCTCTTCCACGGCTGACTGCCAGGACAGACATGCTGGACACCCTGAATGTGAAATACCTGATCTCTCCGGTCCCGCTGGATATTCCCAACAACCGCTATGAACTGGCAGAGGTGTTTCCGAATCAGCCGGCATTCGTCTTCTATCAGGGGGAGAGGCGTACTGATATCTATCTTTACCGGAATCAACACTTCCTTCCCAGGGCATTCTGGACAGAAAGGGTGATTCAGGCAGATGATGAAGAGGCCGCTATCCGCCAAATACAGCAGCACAACCTTTCCTCTGCGGCGGTGGTGGAGGGGGGAATTAAAGATATCGCATACCCTGTACCGCAGGGGGGGGGTGGTGTTGAAATTACGGAGACCCGAAACGGCTATCTCAACATGAACCTCAATCGTCCCACAGAGGGATACCTTGTGATCAGCGAGGTCTGGCATCCAGGCTGGCGTGCAAGTCTCGATGGACATGAGGTCCATCTCTACCGCACAAACCTGGCACTCCTTGGGCTGCCGGTTCCGCCTGGACAGCATCAACTTATTCTGGAATTTCGCCCCTTGCGATGGATAGAAGGGCTCACGACAAGCATTGTTTCAGGCGCACTCTTTGTAATATTAGCGATAGGCGTTCTGATAAGAGTCTTTTTAAACTCTATTGGGCTGAGTCACGAATAG